The following are encoded in a window of Mycolicibacterium tusciae JS617 genomic DNA:
- a CDS encoding CbbQ/NirQ/NorQ/GpvN family protein, giving the protein MLNSTSAVVTHVPAAPFYRAAGDEVAVFRAAARRGLPVLLKGPTGCGKTRFVEAMAHELGRELITVAGHEDMTSADLVGRFLLKGGETVWVDGPLTRAVREGAIFYLDEVVEARQDTTVVIHPLADHRRELPVDRLGTTLQAAPGFQLVISYNPGYQSVLKNLKESTRQRFIAIELGYPSADVETEVVAYEAGIDTETARALVQLAYAIRNLDGSPLREVSSTRMLILAGGLAAEGLNLRSAVHAAVVQVLSDDHDVIRALDELVNTVLPQT; this is encoded by the coding sequence ACCGTGCGGCGGGCGACGAGGTGGCGGTCTTCCGCGCGGCAGCCCGCCGGGGCCTGCCGGTACTGTTGAAAGGCCCTACGGGATGCGGGAAAACACGATTCGTGGAGGCAATGGCGCATGAACTGGGCCGGGAGCTCATCACCGTCGCCGGCCACGAGGACATGACGTCGGCGGATCTGGTTGGCCGATTCCTGTTGAAGGGCGGTGAGACGGTCTGGGTGGACGGGCCGTTGACTCGCGCGGTGCGCGAGGGCGCCATCTTTTATCTGGACGAGGTGGTGGAAGCGCGCCAGGACACCACCGTCGTCATCCATCCGCTCGCCGATCACCGCCGTGAACTACCCGTCGACCGGCTCGGCACGACATTGCAGGCAGCACCAGGATTCCAGCTGGTGATCTCCTACAACCCCGGATACCAGAGCGTCCTGAAGAACCTCAAGGAGTCGACCCGCCAGCGCTTCATTGCCATCGAGCTCGGCTACCCGTCCGCCGACGTCGAGACCGAGGTGGTTGCCTACGAAGCCGGGATCGATACCGAGACCGCACGTGCATTGGTCCAACTCGCATACGCCATCCGCAACCTGGATGGCTCACCGTTGCGCGAAGTCTCGTCCACCCGTATGTTGATCCTCGCCGGCGGCCTTGCGGCTGAAGGGCTGAATCTGCGCAGCGCCGTCCACGCGGCCGTCGTCCAGGTGCTGTCTGACGATCACGATGTCATCCGGGCACTCGATGAACTCGTCAACACTGTCCTGCCCCAGACGTGA
- a CDS encoding nitric oxide reductase activation protein NorD, translated as MTDVSPAPADPARFRFLATYIAGRSVDVTEAPAGQRAHTNGQFIFVSADASIEEQRREMLLQAALLGAGSLDPRIVKGLRARATLARRYLALEGQRVLAELGRQIPLDAALLGDGQPRTATADESFEVAKSRADVADPPGWFGVIKPSRLMAAPAGPGGQATNKDLKLQFDPIDMPESEDDDEDEDDDGGKSGESKILKLFESPLFNNQSMSDYFRKMFGGKRSQGEGAAGAEMTVRSIRRAQEIGANARPLPTRIEFTDDGKPGAAMGVGGALYPEWDVFNDRYKPDWCRVIDFPLTAAADVSDAGVAHDDVLRRRLARVGLGPKVLRARADGDDLDIEALIDLFVDLQSGFSAPEHVYLERRKLARNLGVLILIDASGSAVDADSDGLAVHDHQRRAAATLAVTLEELGDRVAVYAFRSQGRHAVHLPAIKTFDQSFGAVGRARLNQLEPASYTRLGAGIRGAGEVLKNDAGTPNRLLLVLSDGFPYDDGYEGHYAEADASKALEELRMEGVACLCLSIGSSTETEVLERVFGSASYASASTLADLSPQMDELFMSALAELAAPKPARV; from the coding sequence GTGACCGACGTTTCGCCCGCCCCGGCGGATCCGGCCCGCTTCCGGTTTCTCGCCACCTATATCGCCGGCCGGTCCGTCGACGTCACCGAGGCGCCGGCCGGCCAGCGTGCGCACACGAACGGCCAGTTCATCTTCGTCTCGGCCGATGCCTCCATCGAGGAGCAACGGCGCGAAATGCTGCTTCAGGCAGCACTTCTCGGCGCGGGTAGCCTTGACCCGCGAATCGTGAAGGGACTGCGGGCGCGGGCTACCTTGGCGCGGCGCTACCTGGCGCTGGAAGGTCAGCGAGTTCTGGCCGAACTCGGCCGACAGATTCCGCTCGATGCCGCACTCCTGGGTGACGGGCAACCGAGAACCGCGACCGCCGACGAGTCGTTCGAGGTGGCCAAGAGCCGAGCCGACGTTGCCGACCCACCAGGGTGGTTCGGTGTCATCAAACCTTCGCGGTTGATGGCTGCTCCCGCCGGACCGGGCGGACAGGCCACCAACAAGGACCTCAAACTGCAGTTCGACCCGATCGATATGCCCGAATCGGAGGACGACGACGAAGACGAGGACGATGACGGCGGGAAATCCGGCGAAAGCAAGATCCTCAAGCTGTTCGAGAGTCCGCTCTTCAACAACCAGTCGATGTCGGACTACTTCCGGAAGATGTTCGGTGGTAAGCGTTCTCAAGGTGAGGGCGCCGCGGGTGCCGAGATGACAGTTCGCTCTATCCGGCGGGCGCAGGAGATCGGGGCGAATGCCCGTCCCCTTCCGACGCGGATCGAGTTCACCGATGACGGCAAGCCCGGTGCGGCGATGGGCGTGGGCGGCGCCCTGTATCCGGAGTGGGACGTCTTCAACGACCGGTACAAGCCGGACTGGTGCCGGGTCATCGACTTTCCACTGACCGCTGCCGCCGACGTCTCTGATGCCGGTGTCGCGCACGACGACGTGCTGCGGCGCCGCCTGGCTCGCGTCGGCCTCGGCCCGAAGGTCCTGCGCGCCCGCGCCGACGGGGACGACCTCGACATCGAGGCGCTCATCGACCTGTTCGTCGATCTGCAATCCGGCTTCTCCGCCCCAGAGCACGTCTACCTTGAGCGCCGCAAACTCGCCCGCAATCTCGGCGTGCTCATTCTGATCGACGCCTCCGGGTCCGCCGTGGACGCCGATTCGGACGGCCTCGCGGTGCACGACCACCAGCGACGGGCGGCCGCCACCCTGGCTGTCACACTCGAAGAGCTTGGTGACCGCGTCGCCGTCTACGCATTCCGATCGCAGGGCCGCCACGCCGTGCATCTGCCGGCCATCAAGACGTTCGACCAGAGTTTCGGCGCCGTAGGACGAGCCCGACTCAACCAACTCGAACCAGCGAGCTACACCCGCCTCGGCGCCGGAATCCGCGGCGCGGGTGAGGTTCTCAAGAACGATGCCGGAACGCCGAATCGGTTGCTACTCGTCCTTTCGGACGGCTTCCCCTACGACGACGGCTACGAAGGTCATTACGCGGAAGCCGACGCCAGTAAGGCCCTCGAAGAGCTCCGCATGGAGGGGGTTGCCTGCCTGTGCCTGTCCATCGGCTCTTCCACGGAAACCGAAGTACTCGAACGCGTCTTTGGCTCGGCGAGCTACGCCAGCGCGTCGACCCTGGCCGACTTGAGCCCGCAGATGGATGAGTTGTTCATGTCCGCTCTCGCAGAACTCGCGGCACCGAAACCAGCGCGGGTGTGA
- a CDS encoding alpha/beta fold hydrolase — translation MPVVLVHGNPETDALWDPLVEALGREDVVRLSPPGFGAPLPSGFPGTFLAYRDWLIGELQGIDDPIDLVGHDWGGCHVVNAVMYRPDAVRSWASDTVGLFDPAYVWHDMAQVFQTPEAGEQVVEAMQDGSLEERAQQLTSFGIPSDVATSFAAAQGPEMGKAILALYRSARQPALADAGRALDDATARPGLSILATEDPFVGTDEMRHRAADRAGAQTEVLDGLGHWWMVEDPAVGAAALTRFWKSLDG, via the coding sequence TTGCCTGTGGTTCTGGTGCACGGCAACCCTGAGACCGACGCACTTTGGGACCCTCTCGTCGAGGCTCTCGGACGCGAGGATGTGGTGCGGTTGTCCCCGCCGGGGTTCGGCGCCCCGCTGCCCAGCGGCTTTCCGGGGACGTTTCTCGCCTACCGCGATTGGCTCATTGGCGAGCTACAGGGCATCGATGACCCTATCGACCTTGTCGGGCACGACTGGGGCGGATGTCATGTGGTCAACGCGGTGATGTATCGGCCCGATGCCGTGCGTAGCTGGGCCAGCGACACCGTCGGCTTGTTCGACCCCGCCTACGTCTGGCACGACATGGCGCAGGTGTTCCAAACTCCCGAGGCCGGTGAACAGGTGGTCGAGGCGATGCAGGACGGTTCGCTCGAGGAGCGGGCGCAGCAGCTGACCAGCTTCGGCATTCCTTCAGACGTCGCGACTTCGTTTGCGGCAGCGCAGGGTCCAGAGATGGGCAAGGCGATCCTGGCGCTATACCGCTCGGCGCGTCAACCGGCTCTGGCCGACGCCGGACGAGCCTTGGACGACGCCACGGCCCGGCCGGGACTGTCGATACTGGCCACCGAAGATCCCTTCGTCGGCACCGATGAGATGCGGCATCGGGCCGCCGACCGAGCCGGCGCCCAGACTGAGGTGCTCGACGGGCTGGGACATTGGTGGATGGTGGAAGACCCGGCCGTCGGCGCCGCGGCCCTCACCCGGTTCTGGAAATCGCTTGATGGATAA
- a CDS encoding acyl-CoA dehydrogenase family protein, giving the protein MQLTFDAEVEAFRAEFVRFLDEHLPPETEAAAERSRSTSHVPEWSRRWQRLQFDNGWLLPGNPPEFGGRNAGVLEQFVHREELARRRIYHAFNPQGVGIIAASLLAFGTDEQKRRWAVPILRAEMTASLGMSEPGAGSDLAGLTTRAVSDGDHFVVNGQKVWTSGAHDADVILTFVRTDPDAPKHKGISALLIPTDSPGLQRRPFASVYDRDSPDFNEVFFSDVRVPSENLVGPLHEGWKVANGSLGHERTMMWMAFANRLQQMLEDYRPVGEVNRDRYATIAMDYQALRLLGSRALGQAARGERDVPGISVLKVLGSEAEQAAARSLLDAAGTDGLLDPGLTAPYNPYGPDLYNASWFTRYVSTYAGTISGGTSEIQRNIIAQRVLGLPAR; this is encoded by the coding sequence GTGCAGCTCACCTTCGACGCCGAGGTCGAGGCGTTTCGCGCGGAATTCGTGAGGTTTCTCGACGAGCACCTGCCGCCCGAGACCGAGGCCGCCGCGGAGCGGTCTCGTTCGACGTCGCACGTGCCCGAGTGGTCGCGCCGGTGGCAGCGGCTTCAGTTCGACAACGGATGGCTGTTGCCGGGCAATCCGCCCGAGTTCGGCGGCCGCAATGCGGGCGTCCTCGAGCAGTTCGTCCACCGCGAGGAACTGGCGCGCCGCCGGATCTATCACGCATTCAACCCGCAGGGCGTTGGCATCATCGCAGCGTCACTGTTGGCATTCGGCACCGACGAACAGAAGCGGCGGTGGGCAGTGCCGATCCTGCGCGCTGAGATGACGGCATCGCTGGGCATGAGTGAACCGGGCGCAGGATCGGATCTCGCGGGGCTGACAACGCGCGCCGTCTCCGACGGCGACCATTTCGTGGTCAACGGTCAGAAGGTCTGGACCTCGGGAGCACACGACGCCGATGTGATCCTGACCTTCGTGCGCACAGATCCGGATGCGCCGAAGCACAAGGGAATCAGTGCGCTTCTCATCCCTACCGACTCACCGGGACTGCAGCGCCGGCCGTTTGCCTCGGTGTACGACCGGGATAGTCCGGACTTCAACGAGGTCTTCTTCTCCGACGTGCGGGTGCCCTCCGAAAACCTGGTCGGACCGCTACACGAAGGCTGGAAGGTGGCCAACGGATCGCTGGGCCACGAACGCACCATGATGTGGATGGCGTTCGCCAACCGTCTGCAGCAGATGCTCGAGGACTACCGTCCGGTCGGCGAGGTGAACCGCGACCGGTACGCCACCATCGCGATGGACTATCAGGCGCTGCGCCTTCTCGGTTCGCGCGCCCTGGGCCAGGCCGCGCGTGGCGAGCGCGATGTGCCCGGCATCTCGGTACTCAAGGTGTTGGGATCTGAAGCCGAGCAGGCTGCTGCCCGAAGCCTGTTGGACGCCGCGGGTACAGACGGCTTGCTCGACCCCGGGCTCACCGCGCCCTACAACCCATACGGCCCGGACCTGTACAACGCGTCCTGGTTCACCCGCTACGTCAGCACCTACGCGGGGACCATCTCAGGTGGTACGTCAGAGATCCAGCGCAACATCATCGCCCAGCGGGTGTTGGGTCTGCCGGCACGCTGA
- a CDS encoding NAD-dependent epimerase/dehydratase family protein, with protein sequence MLDSEKILITGATGKIAFPIARALAQRNEVWGAARLRNPADREKLIAAGITPVALDVSVGDFSALPTDFSYVFHAAVDVGSGDWEQCVDTNAQKSGDLLYHCRAAKGFVFCSTGSIYGYQGQRPLRESDPPGVPLRPNYSFSKIAAEAVCTWIAKQYDIPLTMIRICSTYGPEGGAPADRLDMMLAHKPIRLYPDKPNNYNPIYEDDYVELGIRAMEVAATPPVVVNWAGSETVSAEDYCTYMGELVGVEPIFTYTADAHTPLWPDVTYMHEILGSTKVGWRDGFRRMIAARHPEIVLPNP encoded by the coding sequence ATGCTCGATTCAGAGAAGATCCTGATCACCGGGGCGACGGGCAAGATCGCGTTCCCGATCGCGCGGGCGCTGGCGCAGCGCAACGAGGTGTGGGGTGCGGCGAGGCTGAGGAATCCGGCTGATCGCGAGAAGCTCATCGCTGCGGGCATCACGCCGGTCGCGCTCGACGTGAGTGTCGGTGACTTCTCGGCGTTGCCCACCGATTTCAGCTACGTGTTCCATGCGGCCGTCGACGTGGGCTCCGGCGACTGGGAGCAGTGCGTCGACACGAACGCACAGAAGTCCGGCGACCTGCTGTACCACTGCCGCGCCGCAAAGGGATTCGTCTTCTGCTCGACCGGCTCGATCTACGGTTATCAGGGACAACGACCGTTACGGGAGTCCGATCCGCCTGGCGTTCCGCTTCGCCCGAACTACAGCTTTTCCAAGATCGCAGCCGAGGCGGTGTGCACATGGATCGCGAAGCAATACGACATACCGCTCACGATGATCCGCATCTGCTCGACCTATGGGCCCGAGGGCGGCGCACCTGCCGACCGGCTGGACATGATGCTGGCGCACAAGCCGATTCGGCTCTACCCCGATAAACCCAACAACTACAACCCGATCTACGAGGACGATTACGTCGAACTCGGCATCCGCGCCATGGAGGTGGCGGCGACACCGCCCGTGGTGGTCAACTGGGCCGGTAGCGAGACCGTCAGCGCCGAGGATTACTGCACCTACATGGGCGAGCTCGTCGGCGTCGAACCGATCTTCACCTACACCGCAGACGCACACACTCCGTTATGGCCCGACGTCACGTACATGCACGAGATACTCGGCTCGACCAAGGTGGGATGGCGCGACGGGTTCCGGCGCATGATCGCTGCGCGTCATCCTGAAATCGTTCTGCCGAACCCCTGA
- a CDS encoding TIGR03564 family F420-dependent LLM class oxidoreductase, whose translation MRIGLMIGSDKERSRADRLAGLLDDGKAAESDGFASFWIPQVPGYLDAMTAVALLGQVTERIEIGTAVVPIQTRHPLIMAQQALTTQVACFGRFTLGIGPSHHWIISDQLGLPYDKPAVVVRDYLDVLDAAFAGPGPIAVDNGNFRVHSPVDVTEDFGMRVLVAALGPAMLRIAGERTGGTILWMADERAIGDYVVPRITNAANAAGRTETRVVAGVPVALCSNHETNGAREYASEVLGHADFSPNYVRLLQHGDAEDVGDTMAAGDESTVLARLRSYRDAGVTDLAVRVVPLGQDSKARSESRRRTQEFVASLVGEFASGA comes from the coding sequence ATGCGGATCGGCTTGATGATCGGCTCCGACAAGGAACGCTCGCGTGCCGACCGCCTGGCCGGCCTTCTCGACGACGGAAAAGCCGCCGAGAGCGACGGTTTCGCATCGTTCTGGATTCCCCAGGTTCCCGGCTACCTCGATGCGATGACGGCCGTCGCCCTGCTCGGCCAGGTCACCGAACGCATTGAGATCGGGACAGCGGTGGTGCCCATCCAGACCCGGCATCCGCTCATCATGGCGCAGCAGGCACTGACCACCCAGGTGGCCTGCTTCGGACGCTTCACGCTCGGTATCGGGCCGTCGCACCATTGGATCATCTCCGATCAACTCGGCCTGCCCTACGACAAACCCGCAGTGGTGGTGCGCGACTATCTCGACGTGCTGGATGCGGCGTTCGCCGGTCCCGGCCCGATTGCGGTGGACAACGGCAACTTTCGGGTGCACAGCCCGGTGGACGTCACCGAGGACTTCGGCATGCGGGTGCTCGTGGCCGCACTCGGACCGGCGATGCTGCGGATCGCCGGCGAACGCACCGGCGGAACCATCCTGTGGATGGCCGACGAACGGGCCATCGGCGACTACGTGGTCCCGCGCATCACGAACGCGGCGAACGCCGCCGGACGCACCGAAACCCGTGTCGTCGCGGGCGTACCCGTCGCGCTCTGTTCGAATCATGAGACCAACGGTGCCCGTGAGTACGCGAGCGAAGTGCTCGGTCACGCCGACTTCTCCCCCAACTACGTCCGACTGCTCCAGCACGGCGACGCCGAGGATGTCGGAGACACCATGGCGGCGGGCGACGAATCGACTGTCCTCGCGCGGCTGCGAAGCTACCGTGACGCCGGCGTCACCGATCTCGCCGTTCGGGTGGTTCCGCTGGGACAGGATTCGAAGGCTCGCAGCGAATCACGCCGCCGCACTCAGGAGTTCGTGGCCTCGCTGGTGGGAGAGTTCGCTTCTGGCGCATAG
- a CDS encoding DUF6262 family protein has translation MTRTTNPQTQPMLDGRRDDSGRRRKRVLAVLDQAAAAGDPISASAIARAAGVDRTFLYRHRDLLEKIHALQADPVHLNSDHAVTHASLRADLLAAHERAARLNTRNHQLEKRLSEALGEHTWRESGLGSPVTSTRSTSASASSNTITSTFNTSSRNATTT, from the coding sequence ATGACCCGCACCACGAACCCGCAAACCCAGCCGATGCTGGACGGCCGGCGCGACGACTCGGGGCGCCGCCGCAAACGGGTGCTGGCGGTGCTCGACCAAGCCGCCGCCGCGGGCGACCCGATCAGTGCGTCCGCAATCGCGCGCGCGGCCGGAGTCGACCGCACGTTCCTCTACCGTCACCGCGACCTGCTGGAGAAAATCCATGCGCTGCAAGCAGATCCAGTCCATTTGAACAGCGATCACGCGGTCACACATGCGTCGCTGCGGGCGGACCTGCTGGCCGCCCACGAACGAGCCGCCCGCCTCAACACCCGCAACCACCAACTGGAGAAACGGCTTTCCGAGGCGCTCGGCGAACATACCTGGCGTGAGTCCGGGCTCGGCAGCCCCGTGACATCGACGCGCTCCACCAGCGCATCAGCCAGCTCGAACACGATAACCTCGACCTTCAACACCAGCTCGAGGAACGCGACGACGACCTGA
- a CDS encoding tyrosine-type recombinase/integrase — protein sequence MLTPVGSDVHHKRFGLSPHDRQSASRTTRRESATSNATRTQPHTTTAETRRSYAQRHADAGVPIDVLAELLDHRSYSMTRRYYRIGEDRRRAAVDTVTALSFDRHGNRIWRDAQMLLDSERARHAVGEVAVPYGTCTEPTNVKAGGGACPVRYRCVGCDHFRTTVAFLPELQAYLDDLLRTRERLAATIDGIDDWARADASPTEEEITRVRRLINRIKGDITGIDDTERARIDDAVAIVRRHRAAHTVPLGMPILTVTPPGLPTTPTSEASA from the coding sequence ATGCTGACCCCCGTCGGCAGTGACGTCCATCACAAACGATTTGGGTTATCGCCACACGATCGGCAATCAGCGTCACGAACTACGCGCCGAGAATCGGCCACGTCAAACGCAACACGAACCCAACCGCACACGACCACTGCGGAGACAAGGCGCTCGTATGCCCAACGTCATGCGGACGCCGGAGTGCCGATCGACGTCCTGGCCGAACTGCTCGATCACCGAAGCTACTCCATGACTCGCCGCTACTACCGCATCGGCGAAGACCGTCGCCGCGCTGCCGTGGACACCGTCACCGCGCTGAGCTTCGACCGGCATGGCAACAGGATCTGGCGCGATGCGCAGATGCTGTTGGACTCCGAACGCGCCCGACACGCCGTCGGGGAGGTTGCCGTCCCCTACGGCACCTGCACCGAGCCGACCAATGTCAAAGCCGGCGGCGGAGCCTGCCCGGTCCGGTACCGGTGCGTGGGCTGTGACCACTTCCGCACCACCGTGGCGTTCCTGCCCGAGTTGCAGGCATACCTCGATGATCTGCTGCGCACCCGAGAACGGCTGGCCGCCACCATTGATGGCATCGATGACTGGGCCCGTGCCGATGCCTCTCCGACCGAGGAAGAAATCACCCGGGTCCGGCGACTGATCAACCGAATCAAGGGCGATATCACCGGCATCGACGACACCGAGCGAGCCCGCATCGATGACGCCGTCGCCATCGTGCGCCGTCACCGCGCAGCCCACACGGTGCCGCTCGGCATGCCCATACTCACCGTCACCCCGCCCGGACTACCCACCACACCTACGTCGGAGGCCAGTGCATGA